A stretch of the Pan paniscus chromosome 2, NHGRI_mPanPan1-v2.0_pri, whole genome shotgun sequence genome encodes the following:
- the LOC100971647 gene encoding large ribosomal subunit protein uL11-like gives MPPKFDPNEIKVVYLRCTGGEVGATSALAPKIGPLGLSPKKVGDDIAKATGDWKGLRITVKLTIQNRQAQIEVVPSASALIIKALKEPPRDRKKQKNIKHSGNITFDEIVNVARQMRHRSLARELSGTIKEILGTAQSVGCNVDGRHPHDIIDDINSGAVECPAS, from the coding sequence ATGCCGCCGAAGTTCGACCCCAACGAGATCAAAGTCGTATACCTGAGGTGCACCGGAGGTGAAGTCGGTGCCACTTCTGCCCTGGCCCCCAAGATCGGCCCCCTgggtctgtctccaaaaaaggttGGTGATGACATTGCCAAGGCAACGGGTGACTGGAAGGGCCTGAGGATTACAGTGAAACTGACCATTCAGAACAGACAGGCCCAGATTGAGGTGGtgccttctgcctctgccctgaTCATCAAAGCCCTCAAGGAACCaccaagagacagaaagaaacaaaaaaacattaaacacagtGGGAATATCACTTTTGATGAGATCGTCAACGTTGCTCGACAGATGCGGCACCGATCCTTAGCCAGAGAACTCTCTGGAACCATTAAAGAGATCCTGGGGACTGCCCAGTCTGTGGGCTGTAATGTTGATGGCCGCCACCCTCATGACATCATCGATGACATCAACAGTGGTGCTGTGGAATGCCCAGCCAGTTaa